A region from the Serinibacter arcticus genome encodes:
- a CDS encoding WhiB family transcriptional regulator, whose amino-acid sequence MSLVLSDVAVGNRPSSDPSDLASDPMLFPPSEFSPAQLSPAQPVTDLPTVDVTLPCQVGDTLDLWFAEGGDDVERAKAMCAACPLRAACLEGALTRREPWGVWGGEVFIDGTVVARKRGRGRPRKVAA is encoded by the coding sequence ATGTCTCTCGTGCTGTCCGACGTCGCCGTCGGCAACCGTCCCTCATCCGACCCGTCCGATCTCGCGTCGGACCCGATGCTCTTCCCGCCGTCCGAGTTCTCCCCGGCTCAGCTCTCACCCGCTCAGCCCGTCACCGATCTGCCCACCGTCGACGTCACCCTGCCCTGCCAGGTGGGGGACACCCTGGACCTCTGGTTCGCGGAGGGCGGTGACGACGTGGAGCGTGCCAAGGCCATGTGCGCCGCCTGCCCGCTGCGCGCCGCCTGTCTCGAGGGCGCCCTCACCCGGCGCGAGCCCTGGGGCGTCTGGGGTGGAGAGGTCTTCATCGACGGCACGGTCGTCGCCCGCAAGCGCGGTCGCGGCCGGCCGCGGAAGGTCGCGGCATGA
- a CDS encoding M48 family metallopeptidase, with translation MTSTTAATTPPGPGAPEIEVRRSRRRTRTVTAFRENGRIVVAIPARFSPAQEAEWVEKMLARLAATERRRRPSDAALAARAAALSERYLEGRARPTSVAWVTNMRRRWGSATRSTGEIRLSHVLQGMPEWVLDGVLVHELAHLVEANHGPRFRELAWRYPRQTESEAFLAGVTWAQGHGVAGDGVPDDDGGAEDDLEPEPGGSRAPAASPAPAAPPARAASADHGAAGPPSPSSSLF, from the coding sequence GTGACCAGCACCACCGCCGCGACGACTCCGCCGGGACCCGGCGCGCCCGAGATCGAGGTCAGGCGCAGCCGCCGGCGCACGCGCACCGTGACGGCCTTCCGCGAGAACGGGCGCATCGTCGTCGCCATCCCCGCGCGCTTCAGCCCGGCGCAGGAGGCCGAGTGGGTGGAGAAGATGCTCGCCAGACTGGCGGCCACGGAGCGACGGCGTCGGCCGTCCGACGCGGCGCTGGCGGCGCGGGCGGCGGCGCTGTCCGAGCGCTACCTCGAGGGCAGGGCGCGGCCGACCTCGGTCGCCTGGGTCACCAACATGCGTCGCCGCTGGGGCTCGGCGACGCGGTCGACCGGCGAGATCCGGCTCTCCCACGTGCTGCAGGGGATGCCCGAGTGGGTGCTCGACGGCGTGCTGGTGCACGAGCTCGCCCACCTCGTCGAGGCCAACCACGGTCCGCGGTTCCGCGAGCTCGCCTGGCGCTACCCGCGGCAGACCGAGTCCGAGGCGTTCCTGGCCGGCGTCACGTGGGCGCAGGGCCACGGTGTGGCGGGGGACGGCGTGCCGGACGACGACGGCGGCGCCGAGGACGACCTCGAGCCGGAGCCCGGCGGCTCACGCGCCCCCGCAGCCTCACCCGCCCCCGCAGCCCCACCCGCCCGAGCAGCCTCGGCGGATCACGGCGCGGCCGGACCGCCGTCGCCCTCGTCGTCCTTGTTCTGA
- a CDS encoding ATP-dependent DNA helicase produces MGTSIGARELAALLGKPEPTDQQVAVIESPLEPMLVVAGAGSGKTATMTDRVLYLVANEIVAPSEILGLTFTRKAASELSGRIERHLRALARARAGAGGTGGSAGAAVPREAGDVSWLTERPRISTYNAYAAQLVNDHGVRLGIEADQTLLSEAGRFQVATKVVESWTGDLDLTNAPITVVRAVVTLAGELAEHMLTPERAARELHRIADGLADALPTARKKDPYADVAKVIASLRSRAALMPLVEEFSAGKRARGAMDFPDQVAAAATLARRFPVVGEGERATARVVLLDEYQDTSVAQLDMLQALFSHGHPVTAVGDPHQGIYGWRGASAGALLSFPEQFPRPDGAPAVVAHLTTSWRNDEAILAAANLTSGPLRAGDDGADGAGDGDGSSGGDVSSGGETPAVVDVPPLLARPGAGTGVVRWTFAEDSAAEATALARALRTAWRPGRQTAAVLCRKRSQFEAVRAALAEHGLPAQVVGLAGLLRTPEVSDVRAVLTAAYDPSRGDALMRILTGPAFRLGAADLFALADLARARTSARRPDGAAREDTDAASIVEALELLPTDPGWTSDRGRSFTPTGLERLRSAGLVLRDVRGLAHLALADLVVAVEQAVGLDLEVHAHAGGAAHGRANLDELAVVAAEFEAGSPSPTLGAFLAWLDAADEYERGLDVASTEPDPSCVQIMTIHASKGLEWDVVGVVGLMEGDFPSISTAKGRPTSSGWTTSLEALPYELRGDAAHLPDLEVDAGADHAGVRDALTAFREADGERELREERRLAYVAFTRARSILVLTGCWRSGRKTVNEPSRFLRALVASGAAQPLPGTPPDALAEPPGETEPPAPVQAPWPAAPDEELAAALRRAASLVPIEHARPSGEVPTGEASTSAGSGDEADPAGEERPATRDPVVVQWRWQAETLLAEIEDAARGRTLADPSHLSASSVVALATDPTTFALDRRRPIPSRPSPHTRRGTQFHAWVERHFARAALLDVDDLDLADAVTSDDELVALQEAFLASPWAGREPIAIEADVETPVAGTSVRCRIDAVFPWRGEAPGTGSTPTVHVVDWKTGVPARGERARVARELQLALYRLGWSRLHGVPIEQVAASFHFVGAGITHDAPMLGEAEVEALVADQLGQLRAVGLAAAAGEAGAGA; encoded by the coding sequence GTGGGGACGAGCATCGGGGCGCGCGAGCTGGCGGCGCTGCTCGGCAAGCCCGAGCCGACCGACCAGCAGGTCGCTGTGATCGAGTCGCCGCTGGAGCCGATGCTGGTGGTCGCGGGCGCCGGGTCCGGCAAGACCGCGACGATGACCGATCGCGTGCTCTACCTGGTGGCCAACGAGATCGTCGCGCCGTCGGAGATCCTGGGGCTGACGTTCACGCGCAAGGCGGCCTCGGAGCTGTCGGGACGGATCGAGCGACACCTGCGGGCGCTGGCCCGGGCGCGGGCCGGGGCGGGCGGAACCGGTGGGTCGGCCGGGGCCGCGGTGCCGCGCGAGGCCGGCGACGTCTCCTGGCTCACGGAGCGTCCGCGCATCTCCACCTACAACGCCTACGCGGCGCAGCTCGTCAACGACCACGGCGTCCGGCTCGGGATCGAGGCCGACCAGACGCTGCTGAGCGAGGCGGGCCGGTTCCAGGTGGCCACGAAGGTCGTGGAGAGCTGGACGGGGGATCTCGACCTGACCAACGCCCCGATCACGGTGGTGCGCGCCGTCGTGACCCTGGCCGGGGAGCTCGCCGAGCACATGCTCACGCCCGAGCGAGCGGCGCGGGAGCTGCACCGGATCGCCGACGGCCTCGCCGACGCGCTGCCGACCGCCCGCAAGAAGGATCCGTACGCCGACGTCGCCAAGGTCATCGCCTCCCTGCGCTCGCGCGCCGCGCTGATGCCGCTGGTGGAGGAGTTCAGCGCGGGCAAGCGTGCTCGCGGGGCGATGGACTTCCCCGACCAGGTCGCGGCGGCCGCGACGCTCGCGCGCCGGTTCCCGGTCGTCGGGGAGGGCGAGCGCGCCACTGCGCGCGTGGTCCTGCTCGACGAGTACCAGGACACCTCCGTCGCTCAGCTCGACATGCTGCAGGCGCTGTTCTCCCACGGTCACCCGGTCACCGCCGTCGGCGACCCGCACCAGGGGATCTACGGCTGGCGCGGTGCGAGCGCGGGGGCGCTGCTGTCGTTCCCCGAGCAGTTCCCCCGGCCCGACGGCGCCCCCGCCGTCGTCGCTCACCTGACGACGTCGTGGCGCAACGACGAGGCGATCCTCGCGGCGGCCAACCTCACGTCCGGGCCGCTGCGGGCGGGCGACGACGGGGCTGACGGGGCGGGCGACGGTGACGGTTCGAGCGGCGGCGATGTCTCGAGCGGCGGCGAGACCCCCGCCGTCGTCGACGTCCCGCCGCTGCTCGCGCGACCGGGCGCGGGCACCGGCGTCGTGCGCTGGACGTTCGCCGAGGACTCCGCGGCCGAGGCCACGGCCCTGGCCCGCGCGCTGCGCACCGCGTGGCGGCCGGGCCGGCAGACCGCGGCGGTGCTGTGCCGCAAGCGCAGCCAGTTCGAGGCGGTGCGGGCGGCGCTGGCCGAGCACGGACTTCCCGCGCAGGTCGTGGGTCTCGCCGGCCTGCTGCGCACGCCGGAGGTCAGCGACGTCCGCGCGGTGCTCACGGCCGCCTACGACCCGTCGCGGGGCGATGCCCTGATGCGGATCCTCACCGGGCCGGCGTTCCGGCTCGGGGCCGCCGACCTGTTCGCGCTCGCCGATCTGGCCCGGGCCCGGACGTCCGCGCGCCGACCCGACGGCGCCGCGCGGGAGGACACCGACGCCGCCAGCATCGTGGAGGCGCTGGAGCTGCTGCCGACCGATCCGGGGTGGACCTCCGACCGCGGGCGCTCGTTCACACCGACCGGGCTGGAGCGGCTGCGGTCGGCGGGGCTGGTCCTGCGCGACGTCCGCGGGCTCGCCCACCTGGCGCTCGCTGACCTCGTCGTCGCCGTCGAGCAGGCCGTCGGACTCGACCTCGAGGTGCACGCCCACGCCGGCGGCGCGGCGCACGGCCGGGCCAACCTCGACGAGCTCGCGGTCGTGGCCGCGGAGTTCGAGGCGGGCTCGCCGTCGCCGACCCTCGGAGCCTTCCTGGCGTGGCTCGACGCCGCGGACGAGTACGAGCGCGGGCTCGACGTCGCGAGCACCGAGCCCGATCCCTCCTGCGTGCAGATCATGACGATCCACGCCTCCAAGGGCCTGGAGTGGGACGTCGTCGGCGTCGTCGGGCTCATGGAGGGCGACTTCCCCAGCATCTCGACGGCGAAGGGTCGCCCGACGTCCTCGGGCTGGACCACCTCGCTCGAGGCCCTGCCCTACGAGCTGCGCGGGGACGCCGCGCACCTGCCCGACCTCGAGGTGGACGCGGGTGCGGACCACGCGGGCGTGCGGGACGCGCTCACCGCGTTCCGCGAGGCCGACGGCGAGCGCGAGCTGCGCGAGGAGCGGCGGCTGGCCTACGTGGCGTTCACGCGCGCCCGCTCGATCCTCGTGCTGACGGGGTGCTGGCGGTCGGGGCGCAAGACGGTGAACGAGCCGTCACGGTTCCTGCGTGCGCTGGTCGCGTCCGGGGCCGCCCAGCCGTTGCCCGGGACGCCGCCGGACGCGCTGGCCGAGCCGCCGGGGGAGACGGAGCCGCCCGCTCCGGTCCAGGCGCCGTGGCCCGCCGCCCCCGACGAGGAGCTCGCCGCGGCGCTGCGCCGCGCCGCGTCGCTCGTGCCGATCGAGCACGCGCGACCGTCGGGCGAGGTGCCGACCGGCGAGGCGTCGACCTCGGCCGGGAGCGGGGACGAGGCGGATCCGGCGGGTGAGGAGCGACCCGCGACGCGCGATCCCGTGGTCGTCCAGTGGCGGTGGCAGGCCGAGACGCTGCTCGCCGAGATCGAGGACGCCGCCCGGGGGCGGACGCTCGCCGATCCGTCGCACCTGTCGGCGTCGTCCGTGGTGGCGCTGGCGACCGACCCGACGACGTTCGCGCTGGACCGCCGGCGCCCGATCCCGTCGCGACCGTCCCCCCACACGCGGCGAGGGACGCAGTTCCACGCGTGGGTCGAGCGGCACTTCGCCCGGGCGGCGCTGCTCGACGTCGACGACCTCGACCTCGCCGACGCCGTGACCAGCGACGACGAGCTGGTCGCGCTGCAGGAGGCGTTCCTCGCCTCGCCGTGGGCGGGTCGCGAGCCGATCGCGATCGAGGCCGACGTCGAGACGCCGGTGGCCGGCACGAGCGTGCGCTGTCGCATCGACGCCGTCTTCCCGTGGCGGGGCGAGGCACCCGGGACGGGATCGACCCCGACCGTCCATGTCGTCGACTGGAAGACCGGGGTGCCGGCGCGCGGCGAGCGGGCCCGGGTGGCACGCGAGCTCCAGCTGGCGCTGTACCGGCTCGGCTGGTCGCGGCTGCACGGCGTGCCGATCGAGCAGGTCGCCGCCTCGTTCCACTTCGTGGGGGCCGGCATCACGCACGACGCCCCGATGCTCGGTGAGGCCGAGGTCGAGGCGCTCGTCGCCGACCAGCTCGGTCAGCTGCGCGCGGTGGGGCTCGCCGCCGCCGCGGGGGAGGCCGGGGCCGGCGCGTGA
- the nudC gene encoding NAD(+) diphosphatase: MVLPRPRRPRRRRRHPGPRLRRLRPGGRPVIERGNEPDGWGSLRDAGHLLGDAEAGLATSAVALSAWRRTHTHCPRCGAPTVLVEAGWAARCDRDGSTHYPRTDPAVIMAISDGADRLLLAHAAAWPERRRSVLAGFVEAGEGLEQAVRREVEEEVGLDVGPLAYAGGQPWPFPGRSWSASTAASSARTASRGPNRAPTARRSPTRGGSRATTSPARSRRARSCCRCGRRSPACSSSRGSGARSPTPRSDGRPGGPPPVGRAVRWGTLRRRRAAS; this comes from the coding sequence GTGGTTCTACCTCGGCCGCGACGACCACGACGCCGACGCCGGCACCCCGGGCCGCGCCTACGTCGCCTTCGTCCCGGCGGACGCCCCGTGATCGAGCGCGGCAACGAGCCCGACGGCTGGGGCTCCCTTCGCGATGCCGGTCACCTGCTGGGCGACGCCGAGGCCGGGCTGGCGACGTCCGCCGTCGCGCTCTCGGCGTGGCGCCGCACCCACACCCACTGCCCGCGCTGCGGCGCCCCGACCGTGCTGGTGGAGGCGGGCTGGGCGGCACGCTGCGACCGCGACGGCTCCACGCACTACCCGCGCACCGACCCCGCCGTGATCATGGCGATCAGCGACGGCGCCGACCGCCTGCTGCTCGCCCACGCCGCCGCGTGGCCCGAGAGGCGTCGCTCGGTGCTGGCGGGCTTCGTCGAGGCGGGCGAGGGCCTGGAGCAGGCCGTGAGGCGCGAGGTCGAGGAGGAGGTGGGGCTCGACGTCGGGCCCCTGGCCTACGCGGGCGGCCAGCCCTGGCCCTTCCCGGGTCGCTCATGGTCGGCTTCCACGGCCGCCTCGTCGGCGAGGACGGCGTCGAGGGGCCCGAACCGCGCCCCGACGGCGAGGAGATCACCGACGCGCGGTGGTTCACGCGCGACGACCTCGCCCGCGCGGTCGCGGCGGGCGAGGTCGTGCTGCCGATGCGGACGTCGATCGCCCGCGTGCTCATCGAGTCGTGGTTCGGGGGCGAGATCCCCGACGCCCCGATCCGACGGCCGCCCGGGCGGCCCTCCGCCCGTAGGCCGGGCGGTGCGGTGGGGGACGCTCAGGAGGCGGCGAGCTGCTTCTTGA
- a CDS encoding phosphotransferase yields the protein MPDSTAPAGPSTPPQPTPPRSAVFLAALATSAVPGLDVVATRHPRGVEEHVEYTGILDSSGRSWVVRAPRTVASGAALEAEWALLAALAEATDHRDLPFDVARPTGFADLPEGGRAVVHPDLPGRELPLHELAPGPGLSAHLGRSLAALHEVDTAVIGDAGIPVYTAEECRTRLLGELDVMAQTGRIGPEVLRRWETALEDVRAWRFQPTFVHGDLAPERVLADRDGVLAITDFTAAHVGDPAVDLAWLMAAAPEDALESVLEAYALHRGEAAGSMIVARAQLLSELALGRWLLHGLRLRDSLVTDEAEAMLADLAIAVDGAAPIIPR from the coding sequence GTGCCTGACTCGACCGCTCCCGCAGGGCCCTCGACGCCGCCGCAGCCCACGCCGCCGCGCTCGGCCGTCTTCCTCGCCGCCCTCGCCACCTCCGCCGTGCCCGGTCTCGACGTCGTCGCGACCCGGCACCCGAGGGGCGTCGAGGAGCACGTGGAGTACACCGGGATCCTCGACTCCTCCGGCCGCAGCTGGGTCGTGCGCGCGCCGCGGACGGTCGCCTCGGGCGCCGCGCTCGAGGCCGAGTGGGCGCTGCTGGCCGCGCTCGCCGAGGCGACGGACCACCGCGACCTGCCGTTCGACGTCGCCCGCCCCACCGGGTTCGCCGACCTGCCGGAGGGCGGCCGCGCCGTCGTCCACCCCGACCTTCCCGGCCGCGAGCTGCCGCTGCACGAGCTCGCGCCCGGCCCCGGCCTGAGCGCCCACCTCGGCCGGAGCCTCGCGGCCCTGCACGAGGTGGACACGGCCGTCATCGGCGACGCCGGCATCCCCGTCTACACGGCGGAGGAGTGCCGCACGCGCCTGCTGGGCGAGCTCGACGTCATGGCGCAGACCGGTCGCATCGGTCCCGAGGTGCTGCGCCGCTGGGAGACCGCGCTGGAGGACGTGCGGGCCTGGCGGTTCCAGCCGACGTTCGTGCACGGCGACCTCGCGCCCGAGCGGGTGCTCGCCGACCGTGACGGCGTCCTGGCGATAACCGACTTCACCGCCGCCCACGTCGGCGATCCCGCCGTCGACCTCGCCTGGCTGATGGCCGCCGCCCCCGAGGACGCGCTCGAGTCCGTGCTCGAGGCCTACGCCCTGCACCGCGGCGAGGCCGCCGGGTCGATGATCGTGGCGCGCGCCCAGCTCCTCAGCGAGCTGGCCCTCGGCCGCTGGCTGCTGCACGGCCTGCGCCTGCGCGACTCGCTCGTCACCGACGAGGCGGAGGCGATGCTCGCCGACCTGGCCATCGCCGTCGACGGCGCCGCCCCGATCATCCCTCGCTGA
- a CDS encoding thiamine biosynthesis protein ThiF: protein MQLVDGLVTLWRCDGESQLGADPRFAVVLDGLSGPQQRALDELARRRVTGVTDLARGARCTLREARHLLDRLGTAGLLVDPPRSLAAGSIAPAAVLDRLGGTTAEASRRRARASAVVVGGPSLGLLLARLLTQAGLGGVAVVDPAPVSPADVSVLGYHPGDVGRPRELAALAHLRHARADVRTRAPDRPDVVVLVESRVAVPFRSSGLMGEDVPHVSVVLRELDVVVGPAVRPGLDPCLRCLDLHRQDADACWPAIATQLAVAPVPHHDDATLATAAGTACARVTAVLDGVATDGYARSSWGRTSEVGPAGVAERRWAPHPACGCGAQEEDAPIG from the coding sequence ATGCAGCTGGTGGACGGACTGGTGACCCTGTGGCGGTGCGACGGCGAGAGCCAGCTCGGGGCGGACCCACGGTTCGCCGTCGTGCTCGACGGCCTGAGCGGGCCGCAGCAGCGGGCGCTCGACGAGCTGGCGCGGCGCCGGGTGACCGGGGTGACCGACCTGGCCAGGGGTGCGCGCTGCACGCTGCGCGAGGCCCGACACCTCCTGGACCGCCTCGGCACCGCCGGGCTGCTGGTGGACCCGCCGCGCTCGCTCGCCGCGGGGTCCATCGCCCCGGCAGCGGTGCTCGACCGGCTGGGCGGGACGACCGCGGAGGCGAGCCGACGGCGGGCGCGGGCCTCCGCCGTCGTGGTCGGCGGTCCGTCGCTCGGGCTGCTGCTCGCGCGGCTGCTGACGCAGGCCGGGCTGGGCGGGGTCGCCGTCGTCGATCCGGCCCCGGTCTCGCCGGCGGACGTCTCCGTCCTGGGGTACCACCCCGGCGACGTGGGGCGGCCGCGGGAGCTGGCGGCGCTGGCCCATCTGCGCCACGCGCGTGCCGACGTCCGCACGCGGGCGCCGGACCGGCCGGACGTCGTGGTGCTGGTGGAGTCGCGGGTGGCGGTGCCGTTCCGCTCGTCAGGACTGATGGGAGAGGACGTCCCGCACGTCTCGGTGGTGCTGCGCGAGCTCGACGTCGTCGTCGGGCCCGCCGTGCGTCCCGGACTCGACCCCTGCCTGCGCTGCCTCGACCTGCACCGTCAGGACGCAGACGCCTGCTGGCCGGCGATCGCCACGCAGCTGGCGGTCGCGCCGGTGCCGCATCACGACGACGCGACGCTCGCGACGGCGGCGGGGACGGCGTGCGCGAGGGTCACCGCGGTGCTCGACGGCGTCGCGACGGACGGGTACGCGCGGTCGTCGTGGGGCCGCACGAGCGAGGTCGGTCCGGCAGGTGTCGCCGAACGGCGCTGGGCGCCGCACCCGGCGTGCGGGTGCGGCGCCCAGGAGGAGGACGCTCCGATCGGTTGA
- a CDS encoding mycoredoxin, giving the protein MYSTTWCGYCRRLKTQLDSAGIGYTEVNIETDPEAAAFVENVNGGNQTVPTLVFPDGSASTNPSLADVKKQLAAS; this is encoded by the coding sequence ATGTACAGCACCACCTGGTGCGGCTACTGCCGTCGGCTGAAGACCCAGCTCGACTCCGCGGGGATCGGCTACACGGAGGTCAACATCGAGACCGACCCCGAGGCCGCCGCCTTCGTCGAGAACGTCAACGGTGGCAACCAGACCGTGCCGACCCTCGTCTTCCCCGACGGTTCCGCCAGCACCAACCCGTCGCTGGCCGACGTCAAGAAGCAGCTCGCCGCCTCCTGA